The proteins below come from a single Chryseobacterium capnotolerans genomic window:
- a CDS encoding AraC family transcriptional regulator, producing the protein MEEYKKRIVKTLQYIETNLDADLSLEKLAEISAYSPFHFHRIFKLITGETLQNYIIRKKIEKSAFFLAVKKDVEIKEIYLDLGFSNHSVFSKTFKKYYGLPPSEFRRAAPEAFHKILQTQSKNGQVDTVFSQYICTIENLLNWTTMNLKIEVKEMPKMNLAAVMSLGIAGVEPSYNVLIDWAKKKHLFPRENVKMISVYHDSFKVTPPDKVRIHACMVLDEKLEDPAGEVFSETIEPGKFIVGSGEVTLNDFEQCWVSLFLWMNEHHYSTRRTFPFEIYHSNFKEHPEGKMIVDFCIPIQ; encoded by the coding sequence TTGGAAGAATACAAAAAACGGATTGTAAAAACCTTACAATATATAGAAACGAACCTTGACGCTGATCTCTCTCTGGAAAAACTGGCAGAGATCAGTGCCTATTCGCCTTTCCATTTTCACAGAATATTCAAACTGATTACAGGAGAAACCCTCCAGAATTATATTATCAGAAAAAAAATAGAAAAAAGTGCTTTTTTCCTGGCAGTAAAGAAGGATGTGGAAATTAAAGAAATCTATCTTGACCTTGGATTTTCAAATCACTCTGTTTTCAGCAAAACCTTTAAAAAATATTACGGATTACCCCCTTCCGAATTTCGCAGAGCAGCCCCAGAAGCATTTCACAAGATTTTACAAACCCAAAGCAAGAACGGACAAGTTGATACAGTTTTCAGCCAATACATTTGCACTATTGAAAACCTATTAAATTGGACAACAATGAATTTAAAAATTGAAGTAAAAGAAATGCCGAAAATGAATCTGGCGGCAGTAATGAGCCTTGGTATTGCTGGGGTAGAACCCTCTTATAATGTGCTCATAGACTGGGCGAAAAAGAAACATCTGTTTCCCCGTGAAAATGTAAAAATGATCTCTGTGTATCATGACAGTTTTAAAGTAACACCTCCGGATAAAGTCAGGATTCATGCCTGTATGGTATTGGATGAAAAGCTGGAAGACCCAGCAGGGGAAGTTTTTTCAGAAACGATAGAACCAGGGAAATTTATCGTAGGAAGCGGTGAAGTTACGCTTAACGATTTTGAGCAATGCTGGGTCTCATTGTTTTTATGGATGAACGAACATCACTATTCTACAAGAAGAACCTTCCCGTTTGAGATTTATCATTCCAACTTTAAAGAACATCCGGAAGGAAAAATGATCGTGGATTTCTGTATCCCGATTCAGTAA
- a CDS encoding MFS transporter has product MAKEKNYALVFIYITILIDIIGIGIVAPVLPTLILKLSKGDLSATTQYIGWFISIYAFIQFIFAPILGSLSDRYGRRPLLLWSLLGLGIDYIILAMAPNLIWLFVGRIIAGVMGSSITTATAYVADVSTPEKKESEFWNDKCCCGAGLNYWSCNWRCIGTIWGKDSFLCCSRIEYYQFYVWRFCFT; this is encoded by the coding sequence ATGGCTAAAGAAAAAAATTACGCATTAGTTTTTATTTACATTACTATTCTGATTGATATCATCGGAATAGGGATTGTTGCTCCCGTATTACCTACACTCATTTTAAAATTATCTAAAGGAGATTTAAGTGCAACAACACAATATATAGGGTGGTTTATATCCATATATGCTTTCATACAGTTTATATTTGCTCCTATTCTGGGAAGCCTTAGCGATCGATATGGCCGTCGTCCCTTGTTGCTATGGTCTCTGCTGGGACTTGGAATAGATTATATCATTCTTGCGATGGCTCCCAATCTCATTTGGCTTTTTGTAGGAAGAATAATTGCTGGAGTTATGGGCTCCAGTATAACTACAGCAACTGCATATGTAGCAGACGTCAGTACTCCTGAAAAAAAAGAGTCAGAATTTTGGAATGATAAGTGCTGTTGCGGGGCTGGGCTTAATTATTGGTCCTGTAATTGGAGGTGTATTGGGACAATATGGGGAAAGGATTCCTTTCTATGCTGCAGCAGGATTGAGTATTATCAATTTTATGTATGGCGTTTTTGTTTTACCTGA
- a CDS encoding thioesterase II family protein → MNRTTSSKPQIFLLHYAGGDGNSFRPLIEELRSQFQIETPELPGRGNRMSEPPLKDKKEAVSDILDQIKRTRQKDVPYLIYGHSMGAILGFEICHAMEKEDDAPVHFVATGYPGPGIKDTPPIADLPKTEFFAEVRKLGGISDEVMQYEELLDFFEPLLRGDFGLLENKNNQTPDIKIQTPIYAVMGKSEKYALNIRNWANYTEAACECQIVNGNHFFINQNFNYLSQVIKNLMSATTAK, encoded by the coding sequence ATGAACAGAACCACATCATCAAAACCACAGATATTTTTATTACACTATGCAGGCGGAGACGGAAATTCCTTTCGCCCTTTAATAGAAGAATTACGATCGCAATTTCAGATAGAAACACCGGAGCTCCCGGGAAGAGGAAACCGAATGTCAGAACCTCCTTTAAAAGATAAAAAAGAAGCCGTCTCAGACATATTGGATCAAATAAAACGTACCCGACAGAAAGACGTTCCTTACTTGATCTACGGTCACAGCATGGGAGCCATATTAGGATTTGAAATTTGCCATGCAATGGAAAAAGAGGACGATGCCCCCGTACATTTTGTAGCGACAGGATATCCGGGACCAGGAATAAAAGATACTCCGCCTATTGCAGACCTTCCCAAAACAGAATTCTTTGCTGAAGTAAGAAAACTAGGAGGAATTTCTGATGAGGTAATGCAGTATGAAGAATTATTAGATTTCTTTGAACCTTTATTGAGAGGAGATTTCGGACTTTTGGAAAATAAAAATAACCAGACCCCTGATATAAAAATACAGACTCCAATCTATGCGGTAATGGGTAAAAGTGAAAAATATGCACTGAATATAAGAAATTGGGCCAATTATACAGAAGCAGCATGTGAATGTCAGATTGTGAATGGAAATCATTTCTTCATCAATCAGAATTTCAATTATCTGTCACAGGTGATCAAGAATCTAATGAGTGCAACAACGGCTAAATAG
- a CDS encoding alpha/beta fold hydrolase: MIEHKGVINLMDAMTKVHQLEKYQNVGVYSNYVFDAFVYEIFPSLCNGNTLWLYSNDLRTSVNDLNAYIKENTVEVSFIPPVLLKEIVDNGTSLQLIHAGGESFPALEKNIENITLINEYGPTEGTVCATLHHYKEDKNPLNIGKAIANTSLYILDNQYRPVPTGAVGELYIGGAGIARGYLNRPELTEERFMANPFQTGDQKERGENSRLYKTGDLVRRLASGDLEYMGRNDFQVKIRGHRIELGEIENTVLNYEGVRQAAVLVKENKGGIKYLVGYYVSDPVIDPQQLSEFLMESLPDYMIPNIFVHLDRLPLTINGKLDRRQLPEPEFTGISEYAAPVNELQRQLAEIYAEVLEIDSERISIHDDFFRLGGNSIMVIKLISRIRALLDVQIKIIDIFKERTIHKLSVILGSYGKEYKTVSTLGGINNKPNIFLIHPGNGGSEVYQSLAEQLKSDYDCYGVDSYNLYHEEKIDNLSRLANYYLEHMNIIQEQTQQEEYILLGWSLGGNIALEIASELEKRGHQKIKVYLLDTILYASDQTLIDFLSFPTDEELSNRLEVPIGDGHFIATKNFMSAEFMIAKEPISNNLNFTQVVLLKAMQSGETFNESFNNHIKNSMYNNIDSIVDNRDLLSVYPIEASHQMILEKEEQILDIINQTVGK; the protein is encoded by the coding sequence ATGATTGAGCATAAAGGAGTGATCAATCTGATGGATGCCATGACGAAAGTTCATCAGCTTGAAAAATATCAGAATGTAGGCGTGTACTCCAACTATGTATTTGATGCCTTTGTATATGAGATATTCCCGTCTTTATGTAACGGAAATACCCTTTGGCTGTATAGTAATGATTTGAGAACTTCAGTAAATGATCTTAATGCTTATATTAAAGAAAATACTGTAGAAGTTTCCTTTATTCCGCCAGTTCTGCTGAAAGAAATTGTGGATAATGGAACAAGCTTACAACTGATCCATGCCGGCGGAGAAAGCTTCCCTGCTCTGGAGAAAAATATAGAGAACATTACCTTGATCAATGAATATGGTCCAACAGAAGGAACTGTATGTGCCACGCTTCATCATTACAAGGAAGATAAAAATCCGCTGAACATTGGGAAAGCCATTGCGAATACAAGTTTATATATTCTTGATAACCAATATCGCCCTGTTCCAACAGGTGCGGTAGGAGAGCTATATATTGGTGGGGCTGGTATCGCCAGAGGTTACCTGAACAGACCTGAACTTACTGAGGAACGTTTTATGGCAAACCCATTCCAGACAGGAGATCAGAAAGAAAGAGGAGAAAACAGCCGTTTATACAAAACAGGAGATTTAGTACGAAGATTAGCGAGTGGAGATCTTGAATATATGGGAAGAAATGACTTCCAGGTGAAGATCCGGGGCCACCGAATTGAGCTGGGAGAAATAGAAAATACTGTACTCAACTATGAAGGGGTTCGCCAGGCTGCCGTATTGGTAAAAGAAAATAAAGGCGGAATAAAATATCTGGTTGGATATTATGTATCCGATCCTGTAATTGATCCACAGCAGCTTTCAGAATTTCTGATGGAGTCTCTTCCGGATTATATGATCCCGAATATTTTTGTTCATCTTGATAGGCTTCCTTTAACGATCAACGGTAAATTGGATAGAAGACAGCTTCCTGAACCTGAGTTTACAGGCATTTCAGAATATGCAGCTCCTGTGAATGAGCTTCAGAGACAATTGGCAGAGATTTATGCTGAAGTTTTAGAAATTGATTCTGAAAGGATAAGCATTCATGATGATTTCTTCAGATTAGGAGGAAATAGTATTATGGTCATCAAACTGATAAGCAGAATAAGAGCTTTATTGGATGTACAGATCAAAATCATTGATATTTTCAAAGAAAGAACCATTCATAAATTGTCAGTGATTCTTGGCAGCTATGGCAAAGAATATAAAACGGTTTCAACGCTGGGCGGGATTAATAACAAGCCTAATATTTTCCTTATTCATCCAGGAAATGGAGGAAGTGAAGTATATCAGTCTCTGGCAGAACAGCTTAAGTCAGATTATGATTGCTATGGGGTAGATTCTTACAACCTATACCATGAAGAGAAAATTGATAATCTCAGCAGGCTGGCCAATTATTATCTGGAACACATGAATATCATACAGGAGCAAACCCAACAGGAAGAATACATTTTGCTGGGCTGGTCTTTGGGTGGAAATATTGCATTAGAAATCGCTTCTGAACTGGAGAAAAGAGGACATCAGAAAATTAAAGTTTATTTGCTGGATACCATTTTGTATGCATCAGATCAGACATTAATAGACTTTCTTTCATTCCCTACAGATGAAGAATTAAGTAACAGGCTGGAGGTCCCGATTGGTGATGGTCATTTTATAGCCACCAAAAATTTCATGTCAGCAGAATTTATGATTGCTAAAGAACCTATTTCCAATAATCTGAACTTTACCCAGGTGGTATTACTGAAAGCAATGCAGAGTGGGGAGACATTCAATGAATCATTTAATAATCATATTAAAAATTCAATGTACAATAATATAGACTCGATTGTAGACAACAGAGATTTACTTTCTGTGTATCCTATTGAAGCTTCGCATCAGATGATACTTGAGAAAGAAGAGCAGATCCTGGATATCATTAATCAAACAGTTGGAAAATAA
- a CDS encoding MFS transporter: MIGPVIGGVLGQYGERIPFYAAAGLSIINFMYGVFVLPESLKKSNRRPFSWKTANPIGAMRSIKKEILAPSLIFAFVFIALAGHAMQSTWNVYGMEKFNWKADMIGYSLGFFGILMVISQGLLIGLFINKLGQKKSIMICLLIYCVSLFLFSLINQSWMAFVVMIPYALGGMATPILQSLISSKVPDNKQGLLQGGLSSIGSITAVFGPLLMTNIFAYFTSGYAPFIFSGAPFVLASVLGVIGSVFVYAALKNEKA; encoded by the coding sequence ATTATTGGTCCTGTAATTGGAGGTGTATTGGGACAATATGGGGAAAGGATTCCTTTCTATGCTGCAGCAGGATTGAGTATTATCAATTTTATGTATGGCGTTTTTGTTTTACCTGAATCATTGAAAAAGAGCAACCGAAGACCATTCTCCTGGAAAACAGCCAATCCTATAGGAGCAATGAGAAGTATTAAAAAAGAAATACTGGCACCATCTCTGATCTTTGCATTTGTATTTATTGCTTTGGCAGGACATGCCATGCAGAGTACATGGAATGTATATGGAATGGAAAAATTTAATTGGAAGGCAGATATGATCGGGTATTCATTAGGTTTTTTTGGCATTTTAATGGTAATATCTCAGGGATTGCTCATTGGATTATTTATTAATAAACTGGGACAGAAGAAATCAATAATGATTTGCCTACTTATTTACTGTGTCAGTTTGTTTTTGTTTAGTCTCATCAATCAGTCATGGATGGCTTTTGTGGTTATGATTCCCTATGCATTGGGAGGAATGGCGACTCCTATACTTCAAAGTCTGATATCATCAAAAGTTCCTGATAACAAACAGGGATTATTACAGGGAGGTTTATCCAGTATTGGAAGCATTACCGCTGTTTTTGGGCCTTTATTGATGACCAATATATTTGCTTATTTTACATCAGGATATGCTCCTTTCATCTTCAGTGGGGCTCCGTTTGTTCTGGCTTCTGTTTTGGGCGTGATAGGGAGTGTGTTTGTATATGCAGCCCTAAAAAATGAGAAGGCCTGA
- a CDS encoding TonB-dependent receptor, with the protein MKTQGHKIFFLIALIASIMGYSQVKISGKVSFKNKGVSEVNVTLKDTYDGTTTDAQGNFSFETSEKGEHTITFTHPKYEDIERIVSIENQNVSLNVDLKEQISEIDAVVVSAGSIEASDKKRATALLSPIDIYTTAGADGQISSALTYLPGVQKVGGTEGLFIRGGTGTESKIFMDGSLINNYFSNSVPGIAGRDQFNTSLFKGNIFSSGGYSALYGQALSGVLMLESVDLPDQSSYSLGVSPIFLSAGFQKLGDNKNYSYGATAGYSILSLMQKVFNFNTDFVEAPQGLNGDLNFRFKTKSGGFFKYYGMFNSNKMGVRSESLEPGYDFSLVKLNGKNTFHNLSFKQKFGKYLLNVGGSYSYNTSDLHFSTETNDVESNRSQLLTNGNYLNFKAVLERKINRISALRGGFELNNTDENLNFEAVQKHYKDLISSAFLETDLGFSNALSAKIGVRAEHSSFLGKNNIAPRFAIAYRLAKDWTTSFAYGLFYQNPESKYINGPADLGFQKSQHYIFQVQRASEGRTLRFEAFYKKYDQLIKTFNGNQDKEQNQQIQTALNNSGYGYAKGIEFFWRDNKKTFENIDYWISYSYLDSKRDFLNYPVSLQPGFAAEHTLSAVAKRFIPEWKLGVNLSYTYAKGRPYYDIASTFENGNAINYTRNEGRLKDYNALNFSINYLPNIGKKDAKAFPVFVLSISNILGSKNVYGYNFSTDGSRSSAIVPPVNTFVFIGAFISFGVDRTDDAINNNL; encoded by the coding sequence ATGAAAACACAAGGACATAAAATATTTTTTCTGATAGCATTGATTGCTTCCATAATGGGATATTCGCAGGTGAAGATCTCAGGAAAAGTTTCCTTTAAAAATAAAGGAGTAAGTGAAGTAAATGTCACGCTGAAAGATACCTATGACGGGACGACTACAGATGCCCAGGGTAATTTTTCTTTTGAAACTTCAGAAAAAGGAGAGCATACAATAACATTTACCCATCCGAAATATGAAGATATAGAAAGAATAGTTTCAATTGAAAATCAGAATGTTTCTTTGAATGTTGACCTTAAAGAGCAGATCAGCGAGATTGATGCAGTAGTAGTTTCTGCGGGGTCTATTGAAGCAAGTGATAAGAAAAGAGCAACAGCATTGCTTTCTCCTATAGATATTTACACCACAGCAGGAGCTGACGGGCAGATTTCTTCAGCTTTAACCTATCTTCCCGGAGTACAGAAGGTGGGCGGAACTGAAGGCCTTTTTATCAGAGGTGGTACAGGAACAGAGTCTAAAATTTTTATGGATGGAAGTCTTATTAATAATTATTTTTCTAATTCTGTTCCGGGAATTGCAGGAAGAGACCAGTTCAATACCTCACTTTTCAAAGGAAATATATTTTCAAGCGGCGGATATTCTGCATTGTACGGGCAGGCTCTTTCAGGAGTCTTGATGTTAGAAAGTGTGGATCTGCCGGATCAGAGTTCTTACAGTTTAGGCGTTTCACCTATTTTTCTGAGTGCTGGGTTTCAGAAGCTTGGAGATAATAAAAACTATTCCTACGGAGCTACAGCAGGATATTCTATTTTAAGCCTGATGCAGAAAGTTTTTAATTTTAATACAGATTTTGTTGAAGCACCGCAGGGACTTAACGGAGATCTGAATTTCAGATTTAAAACAAAATCAGGAGGTTTTTTCAAATATTATGGGATGTTCAACTCCAATAAAATGGGAGTAAGATCAGAAAGTCTTGAACCCGGATATGATTTCAGCCTGGTAAAGCTTAACGGTAAAAATACTTTTCATAATCTCTCTTTTAAACAGAAATTTGGAAAATATCTTTTGAATGTAGGAGGTTCTTACTCTTACAATACATCAGATCTTCATTTCTCTACAGAAACCAATGATGTTGAATCCAACAGAAGCCAGCTTCTTACAAACGGAAATTATTTGAATTTCAAAGCAGTTCTTGAAAGAAAAATCAATAGAATCAGCGCTCTTAGAGGAGGATTTGAGTTGAATAATACAGATGAAAACCTGAACTTTGAAGCAGTACAGAAACATTATAAAGATTTGATTTCTTCTGCCTTTCTTGAAACAGATCTGGGGTTCAGTAATGCACTGTCAGCAAAAATAGGAGTAAGAGCAGAGCACTCTTCTTTTTTAGGAAAGAATAATATTGCCCCACGTTTTGCCATTGCTTACCGTCTGGCAAAAGACTGGACGACTTCCTTTGCTTATGGTCTTTTTTATCAGAATCCGGAAAGTAAATATATCAATGGGCCTGCAGATCTTGGTTTCCAGAAGTCTCAGCATTATATTTTTCAGGTTCAGAGAGCTTCGGAAGGTAGAACACTGCGCTTTGAGGCATTTTATAAAAAATATGACCAGCTGATTAAAACATTTAATGGTAATCAGGATAAAGAGCAAAATCAGCAGATCCAGACTGCTTTAAACAACAGTGGATATGGATATGCAAAAGGGATAGAGTTTTTCTGGAGAGACAATAAAAAAACATTTGAAAATATTGATTATTGGATCAGCTACTCATACCTGGATTCCAAAAGAGACTTTCTTAATTATCCGGTAAGCCTGCAGCCAGGTTTTGCAGCAGAACACACCCTTTCTGCAGTGGCAAAAAGATTTATCCCGGAATGGAAGCTTGGGGTAAACTTATCGTATACCTACGCCAAAGGACGTCCTTATTATGATATTGCCTCAACATTTGAGAATGGGAACGCAATTAATTATACCAGAAATGAAGGAAGATTAAAAGATTATAATGCTTTGAATTTCAGCATTAATTATCTTCCGAATATAGGTAAAAAAGATGCAAAAGCCTTTCCGGTGTTCGTATTGAGTATCAGTAATATTTTAGGATCAAAGAATGTATACGGCTATAATTTCTCTACAGACGGATCCAGAAGTTCTGCAATCGTTCCGCCAGTCAATACCTTTGTGTTCATTGGAGCATTTATAAGTTTCGGAGTAGATAGAACAGATGATGCCATCAATAATAATTTATAA